A region of Kribbella sp. NBC_01245 DNA encodes the following proteins:
- a CDS encoding LacI family DNA-binding transcriptional regulator, which translates to MSVTGHNPVSQETTASIRDVARAAGVSYQTVSRVINDHPNVSPQAKEKVNDAIAALGYRPSRAARALANGVDRAVTVLTSNTRLYGYAETLGGIEEAARSAGVQVSIRVLESDSPEHVAAAVEGVSDPRAGAVIVLAFDRAGARALQALPANVSTSAAAESYLGRRAPVSESAQWAWFDDTLAAQHATEHLLALGHETVHHLAIPSTTSVGDRQRGWKRALLSANASVPDVVRPRSWSTAGAHEAAMRLLLDPAVTAILCGNDDQALGVIRAAHDLGISVPADLSVVGFDDVPTARFYTPALTTVRFDFAALGARAFELLGFAPAGEAPLAEPTLIVRESTGPAPSRRTAVSPGRRPRAGTQEKKDDR; encoded by the coding sequence ATGTCTGTGACCGGTCACAATCCTGTAAGCCAAGAAACGACGGCGTCCATCCGCGACGTCGCCCGCGCTGCCGGGGTGTCGTACCAGACCGTGTCGCGCGTCATCAACGACCATCCGAACGTCAGTCCGCAGGCCAAGGAAAAGGTCAACGACGCCATCGCGGCACTCGGCTACCGACCCAGCCGGGCGGCGAGAGCGCTGGCCAACGGTGTGGACCGCGCGGTGACCGTTTTGACGTCGAACACCAGGCTGTACGGCTACGCGGAAACCCTTGGTGGTATTGAGGAAGCGGCCAGGTCGGCCGGTGTCCAGGTCTCCATCCGCGTGCTGGAGTCGGACAGTCCCGAGCATGTCGCGGCAGCGGTCGAGGGGGTCAGCGATCCACGCGCGGGCGCGGTGATCGTGCTGGCGTTCGACCGTGCCGGGGCGCGTGCGCTACAGGCACTACCTGCAAACGTGAGTACGTCGGCGGCAGCGGAGTCCTATCTCGGCAGGCGTGCCCCGGTGTCGGAGAGCGCGCAGTGGGCCTGGTTCGACGACACGCTCGCCGCGCAGCACGCGACCGAGCACCTGCTGGCCCTTGGGCACGAGACCGTCCACCACCTCGCGATCCCTTCCACCACAAGCGTTGGCGATCGGCAACGCGGCTGGAAACGCGCGTTGTTGTCGGCGAACGCGTCCGTTCCGGATGTCGTTCGTCCCCGGAGTTGGAGTACGGCCGGTGCGCATGAGGCGGCGATGCGGTTGTTGCTGGACCCGGCGGTGACCGCGATCCTTTGCGGGAACGACGACCAGGCGCTCGGCGTCATTCGAGCCGCGCATGATCTCGGCATCAGCGTCCCGGCGGATCTCAGCGTGGTCGGTTTCGACGATGTGCCGACCGCCCGCTTCTATACCCCGGCCCTGACCACGGTCAGGTTCGACTTCGCCGCTCTCGGCGCCCGCGCCTTCGAGCTACTCGGGTTCGCGCCCGCGGGCGAGGCGCCGCTCGCGGAACCGACGCTCATCGTCCGCGAAAGCACCGGGCCCGCGCCCAGTCGTCGTACCGCTGTATCTCCGGGCCGCCGGCCCCGGGCAGGAACTCAAGAGAAGAAGGACGACCGATGA
- a CDS encoding heparinase II/III domain-containing protein yields the protein MTLTRRWFDLGEPVRAAALGHARARVGVPDVGDRAAWETCDPETAAAIAAEASRDAGVPWPGTFLSDYARYWRDGVRTAYEGPAGDVRRRTSAAVLAAALTGEEKHLDQAADGLLLLCEQTSWCWAAHESFASERKEVVPDPDHPYLDLGAAETVSILAWADLALASALDRRVPGLRRRLREEARRRVIRPFLEDRRWHWLGLDGHLHNWNPWIHGQLLAATLLLETDSATKRAVVELTIDGLDRYLAALPADGGCDEGYAYWWNGPARLAEALELLDRVTGGEFAPWDIAPLAELARYPQRMALGEGWYVNVGDGPARPDPDQPWHVLHRWGGRIGDHDVRAQAAAHRGQAISAKAGLGRALTGLLDDDWMTAQPAVQPAAQPAALPLPASSWLPDVQLLVSREQAGTTKGLALAIKGGHNAENHNHNDVGSYVVAVDGTPVLIDLGQPTYTSISFSERRYEQWVVRSEWHNLPLIAGHEQPAGAQWRASEVDVRLTPEGDSFSADLSTAYPTDARWRRTATLDRQASTVRVHDEWENADHVTLHHVLAGRPIAHHAGELTVETLAGAKAKAKARLTWAPHLGQGRLEKRTIDDPLLSDVWGPAVHRLVIDLGPNQTSFDLTITTLKESPRVP from the coding sequence GTGACGCTGACGCGGCGGTGGTTCGACTTGGGCGAGCCTGTGCGTGCTGCGGCGTTGGGGCATGCCCGCGCGCGGGTTGGCGTGCCGGATGTCGGTGATCGGGCGGCCTGGGAGACGTGCGACCCGGAGACGGCTGCCGCGATCGCCGCTGAGGCTTCGAGGGACGCGGGGGTGCCGTGGCCGGGGACTTTCTTGTCGGATTACGCGCGCTATTGGCGGGATGGGGTTCGTACGGCGTATGAGGGTCCTGCGGGTGACGTTAGACGGCGTACGAGTGCAGCGGTTCTCGCGGCGGCGTTGACTGGGGAGGAGAAGCACCTCGACCAGGCGGCGGACGGGTTGCTGCTGTTGTGCGAGCAGACGAGTTGGTGCTGGGCGGCACATGAGTCGTTCGCGTCGGAGCGGAAGGAGGTCGTTCCGGATCCGGATCACCCGTACCTCGATCTTGGCGCCGCGGAGACGGTCTCGATATTGGCTTGGGCGGATTTGGCGCTTGCGTCGGCGCTTGACCGGCGGGTTCCGGGGCTTCGGCGGCGCCTTCGCGAGGAAGCACGGCGGCGCGTGATTCGGCCGTTTCTCGAGGATCGCCGTTGGCATTGGCTCGGGCTCGACGGTCACCTGCACAACTGGAATCCGTGGATCCATGGACAGTTGCTGGCGGCAACGTTATTGCTCGAAACCGATTCGGCCACCAAGCGGGCCGTCGTCGAGCTGACCATCGACGGCCTCGATCGCTATCTCGCCGCGCTACCGGCGGACGGTGGTTGCGACGAGGGGTACGCCTACTGGTGGAACGGGCCGGCGCGGCTGGCCGAGGCGCTGGAGCTGCTCGATCGTGTCACGGGTGGAGAGTTCGCGCCTTGGGATATCGCGCCGCTGGCCGAACTCGCACGGTATCCGCAGCGGATGGCATTAGGCGAAGGCTGGTACGTCAACGTCGGCGATGGACCGGCACGGCCTGATCCCGACCAGCCCTGGCATGTCCTGCATCGGTGGGGCGGCCGGATCGGCGATCACGACGTACGGGCGCAGGCCGCCGCCCATCGAGGCCAAGCGATCTCGGCCAAGGCGGGTTTGGGCCGGGCACTGACCGGGCTACTCGACGACGACTGGATGACGGCGCAACCGGCGGTGCAACCGGCGGCGCAACCGGCGGCGCTGCCATTGCCAGCGTCGAGTTGGCTTCCTGATGTGCAGCTGTTGGTCTCGCGCGAACAAGCCGGTACGACGAAAGGTCTGGCGCTTGCGATCAAGGGCGGGCATAACGCGGAGAACCACAACCACAACGACGTCGGGTCTTACGTCGTCGCCGTCGACGGTACGCCCGTGCTGATCGACCTCGGCCAGCCGACGTACACGAGCATCTCGTTCTCCGAACGCCGTTACGAGCAATGGGTCGTACGCAGCGAATGGCACAACCTGCCGCTGATCGCCGGCCACGAACAACCCGCAGGCGCGCAATGGCGGGCGAGCGAGGTCGACGTACGCCTAACACCAGAGGGCGACTCGTTCTCGGCCGACCTCTCGACCGCCTACCCAACAGACGCCCGCTGGCGACGGACGGCAACCCTGGACCGGCAAGCGAGCACGGTCCGCGTCCACGACGAGTGGGAGAACGCGGACCACGTCACGCTCCACCACGTCCTGGCGGGACGCCCGATCGCCCACCACGCAGGCGAGTTGACCGTCGAGACCTTGGCCGGCGCAAAAGCAAAAGCAAAGGCACGCCTGACCTGGGCTCCCCACCTCGGCCAAGGACGCCTGGAGAAACGAACCATCGATGACCCCCTGCTCAGCGACGTCTGGGGCCCGGCCGTACATCGCCTAGTAATCGACCTCGGCCCCAACCAGACGTCGTTCGACCTGACCATCACCACGCTCAAGGAGAGCCCCCGTGTCCCGTGA
- a CDS encoding carbohydrate ABC transporter permease — protein sequence MRSRIQPAVALALVGVVVGIPLWLVIVTSAKSQGDALNPSLALPTDGWHFAQNYARAFTEGRVVMAFLGSASIVVPAVVLVLLFGAMAAWVLARRTSIWLSAVYAVAISGIVIPPAVITLVLLLRQLGLAGTLGGMVLVYVGIYLSTAIFFITGFIRTIPHQLEEAARVDGAGPVRIFFTIVLPLLRPVLATATILICLYIWNDVFFAFFVIGGRMDTLPLNLFQVASASVYLNNWNLIFAYVVLMSIPLLVVFVIAQRRIIAGITGGAVK from the coding sequence GTGAGATCACGCATTCAGCCTGCTGTGGCGCTTGCGCTGGTTGGCGTTGTTGTCGGCATACCGCTCTGGCTGGTCATCGTGACCTCGGCCAAGTCCCAGGGTGATGCGCTGAATCCCTCGTTGGCACTGCCCACCGACGGCTGGCACTTCGCCCAGAACTACGCGAGAGCCTTCACCGAGGGACGCGTCGTCATGGCGTTCCTCGGCAGCGCGTCGATCGTGGTGCCTGCGGTGGTCCTCGTGCTGTTGTTCGGCGCGATGGCCGCGTGGGTGCTGGCCCGTCGTACGAGTATCTGGTTGTCAGCCGTGTACGCCGTGGCGATCAGCGGCATTGTCATCCCGCCTGCGGTGATCACGTTGGTGCTGCTCCTGCGGCAGCTCGGTTTGGCCGGCACGCTTGGCGGAATGGTCTTGGTGTACGTCGGTATCTACCTGTCGACGGCCATCTTCTTCATCACCGGATTCATCCGCACTATCCCGCACCAGCTGGAGGAAGCGGCCCGCGTCGACGGTGCGGGGCCGGTCCGGATCTTCTTCACGATCGTGCTGCCGCTGCTTCGCCCCGTACTCGCGACCGCGACGATCCTGATCTGCCTCTACATCTGGAACGACGTGTTCTTCGCGTTCTTCGTCATCGGCGGCCGGATGGACACGCTGCCGCTCAACCTGTTCCAAGTGGCCAGCGCCAGTGTGTACCTGAACAACTGGAACCTCATTTTCGCCTACGTGGTGCTCATGAGCATTCCGCTGCTGGTCGTTTTCGTGATCGCCCAACGACGCATCATCGCCGGCATCACTGGTGGTGCGGTGAAATGA
- a CDS encoding carbohydrate ABC transporter permease gives MSIAKRQKPAQPLAFLVPAMVIMLVFFFVPSIYNLIYAFSDWSSFKSSINFVGLRNFTNVLNNGVLLGDLKVNIIYAVLVAIFQNLFGLGLALLLEADTKVNRFARTMVFIPVLMSALAVGYIFQALLKPTGALNAVLSSVTGQEISYAWLNDPSRTLVWLTLIHAWKWMGLAMLIYLAGLKTISSEVLEAARIDGANRWRTFRDVKLPFLAPAVTFNVATALLGSMNSFDIVQATTGGGPGQTTEVLNIFIYRTFGQGLFAQATTMSLVLVIVISLMAFPTIIMLRRRERVL, from the coding sequence ATGTCCATTGCTAAGCGCCAGAAGCCGGCGCAGCCCCTGGCCTTCCTGGTGCCGGCCATGGTCATCATGCTCGTGTTCTTCTTCGTGCCCAGCATCTACAACCTGATCTACGCCTTCAGTGACTGGTCGAGTTTCAAGAGCTCCATCAACTTCGTCGGGCTGCGCAACTTCACCAATGTGCTGAACAACGGAGTCCTGCTGGGGGACCTGAAGGTCAACATCATCTATGCGGTGCTGGTCGCGATCTTCCAGAACCTGTTCGGCCTTGGTCTCGCGCTCCTCCTGGAGGCTGATACCAAGGTCAACCGGTTCGCGCGCACGATGGTCTTCATCCCGGTGCTCATGTCGGCTCTGGCGGTTGGCTACATCTTCCAGGCGTTGCTCAAGCCCACCGGAGCTCTGAACGCTGTGCTGTCGTCCGTCACCGGACAGGAGATCTCGTACGCCTGGCTGAACGATCCCAGCCGGACGTTGGTGTGGCTGACCCTCATCCACGCCTGGAAGTGGATGGGGCTCGCCATGCTCATCTACCTGGCAGGGTTGAAGACCATCAGCTCCGAGGTGCTCGAGGCTGCGCGCATCGACGGGGCAAACCGATGGCGGACCTTCCGCGACGTCAAACTCCCATTCTTAGCGCCAGCCGTCACCTTCAACGTGGCGACGGCTCTGCTCGGATCGATGAACAGCTTCGACATCGTTCAGGCCACCACCGGAGGTGGGCCCGGCCAGACCACCGAAGTCCTCAACATCTTCATCTACCGGACCTTCGGGCAGGGGCTGTTCGCCCAGGCCACCACGATGAGCCTCGTGCTGGTGATCGTCATCTCGCTGATGGCGTTCCCCACGATCATCATGCTGCGGCGACGGGAGCGTGTGCTGTGA
- a CDS encoding glycoside hydrolase family 36 protein: MCPSAIHWNPGPFSLTVSLTDGIARLSQVRIGDQDVIRPATPLPLVEVGVAGSGRSWSARRYIDSAHLLTYRRHTIEGDKLNVTSQADGLTVVTTLSAVPGVAALRIQSRVINSGAKDVDLTWVTSAVIGIGSPLESLQLWWADNDWLAENRWRSAGVRELMPDLNRSVHEHDPRGTFSRTALGAWSSDGTLPLGVVVNEANALGWQIEHNGPWHWQVGERTDGLYVSLLGPTETEHNWYERLAPGEEFTTVPATIAFATDGFEGVIAALTVARRHDRRPHPDHERLPVVFNDYMNTLMGDPTTAKLLPLIDAAAAVGAETFCIDAGWYDDDSTGWWDSVGAWEPATNRFPGGLAEVIQHIRDRGMVPGLWLEPEVVGVRSAVADLLPDEAFFLRHGHRVVEHGRYHLDLRHPLARKHLDEVIDRLVGGLGIGYLKLDYNINIGAGTDRDELAAGAGLLGHNRAFLQWIDEVLDQHPDLTLESCASGGMRVDYAMLSHLQMQSTSDQQDFLRYPPIAAAAAAAIAPEQAASWAYPQPTFTDEEIAFTMTAGMLGRLHLSGHLDKMTDDQRALVTEAVDAYRAHRQFIATAVPFWPLGLPEWEDKWIVHGLRSGGQALVAIWRRGGVTDTRTLQLPVFATRVEVVYPTGTDATVELVSGSLKITLPHPHQAVVLALRSIE, translated from the coding sequence ATGTGCCCTTCCGCGATCCATTGGAACCCCGGCCCCTTCTCGTTGACCGTCTCCCTCACCGACGGGATCGCTCGCCTGAGCCAGGTCCGGATCGGCGATCAGGACGTCATTCGCCCGGCCACTCCGCTCCCCCTTGTCGAGGTGGGGGTTGCCGGATCCGGTCGATCCTGGTCAGCGCGTCGCTATATCGACTCGGCGCACCTGCTGACCTATCGCCGGCACACGATCGAGGGGGACAAGCTCAACGTCACCAGCCAGGCAGATGGACTCACCGTCGTCACCACGTTGTCCGCTGTGCCCGGCGTTGCTGCGCTACGGATCCAGTCCCGCGTCATCAACAGCGGGGCCAAGGACGTCGACCTGACGTGGGTCACGTCCGCGGTGATCGGCATCGGCTCGCCGTTGGAATCTCTGCAGCTGTGGTGGGCGGACAACGACTGGCTCGCCGAGAACCGCTGGCGCTCGGCCGGCGTCCGCGAGTTGATGCCGGACCTCAATCGGAGCGTGCATGAGCACGACCCGCGCGGCACCTTCTCGCGTACGGCGTTGGGTGCCTGGTCCTCCGACGGCACACTGCCGCTTGGCGTGGTCGTCAACGAGGCCAACGCCTTGGGTTGGCAGATCGAGCACAACGGGCCATGGCACTGGCAAGTCGGCGAGCGCACCGATGGCCTGTACGTCAGTCTGCTCGGCCCGACTGAGACCGAGCACAACTGGTACGAACGGCTGGCCCCTGGCGAGGAGTTCACGACCGTTCCCGCGACCATCGCTTTTGCCACGGACGGTTTCGAAGGCGTGATCGCGGCCCTGACGGTCGCCCGGCGTCACGATCGGCGGCCACATCCGGACCACGAGCGGCTGCCGGTTGTCTTCAACGACTACATGAACACCCTTATGGGCGACCCGACGACGGCCAAGCTACTACCGCTGATCGACGCCGCGGCAGCCGTTGGCGCAGAAACGTTCTGCATCGACGCCGGCTGGTATGACGACGATTCCACTGGCTGGTGGGACAGCGTCGGCGCTTGGGAGCCGGCGACGAACCGCTTCCCGGGCGGGCTGGCGGAGGTCATCCAGCACATTCGCGACCGAGGCATGGTCCCGGGGCTATGGCTGGAGCCGGAGGTCGTCGGCGTACGCAGCGCCGTCGCGGATCTGCTGCCGGACGAGGCGTTCTTCCTGCGCCATGGCCATCGCGTCGTCGAACACGGCCGGTACCACCTCGATCTGCGCCACCCGTTGGCCCGCAAACATCTCGACGAGGTGATCGACCGACTCGTCGGCGGTCTGGGCATCGGCTATCTCAAGCTGGACTACAACATCAACATCGGCGCCGGCACCGACCGCGACGAACTCGCCGCCGGAGCTGGACTACTGGGCCACAACCGGGCCTTCCTCCAGTGGATCGACGAGGTGCTCGACCAGCACCCCGACCTCACTCTCGAGAGCTGCGCGTCGGGTGGGATGCGCGTTGACTACGCCATGCTGTCCCACCTGCAGATGCAGTCGACCAGTGACCAGCAGGACTTCCTGCGGTATCCCCCCATCGCGGCCGCGGCCGCCGCGGCGATCGCGCCAGAGCAGGCAGCCAGTTGGGCCTATCCCCAGCCCACGTTCACCGATGAAGAGATCGCGTTCACGATGACCGCGGGGATGCTCGGCCGCCTGCACCTATCGGGACATCTGGACAAGATGACCGACGACCAGCGAGCTCTGGTCACCGAAGCCGTCGACGCCTATCGAGCTCACCGCCAGTTCATCGCGACCGCCGTACCGTTCTGGCCCCTTGGCCTGCCCGAGTGGGAGGACAAGTGGATCGTGCACGGCCTGCGCTCCGGCGGGCAGGCGTTGGTGGCGATCTGGCGGCGCGGTGGAGTCACCGACACTCGCACGCTGCAGCTGCCCGTTTTCGCCACTCGCGTTGAAGTCGTCTATCCGACGGGGACGGACGCGACTGTCGAGCTGGTCTCGGGCTCTTTGAAGATCACCCTTCCGCATCCTCATCAGGCAGTGGTCCTTGCCCTAAGGAGCATCGAATGA
- a CDS encoding ABC transporter substrate-binding protein: MNKIRKPLIAAAVVALLIAGCSDPGAGTGSADSGAPASWPEQTAKLDGVNLTIWAAQNSNTVAKKVAEDFTTATGAKINIVTVPDPYEQSVQTKVASGDKPDLAFWQPTASQLTAINAKQNLQPLDGAPFIDKYTPALKDATGILDGTRYAALVTVPAVEGVWFNKEVFAKYGITSTPKNFDEMVAAGRKIKAQGGVPFYEMGGEKWATQWWVQVQLADAAKLGLWDKVNKGEEKFTDPTILNAIKKYRSLVDEGLFNKNITSATFVDQGKAVLSGQAAMAIQVNTFFSQLQAQSNTAELNKKIGFFPISPAGNIGTNIPDQSNALIAFKTGDAKREAAARQFLTYWLGTAYPEFVKAQNTVSIQAGVETPATVPDALKANAASIGDSVGSMQVLAIVNPDLYLNLANMLAGQATPEKVAEATQAQFAQLAQAIGAAGF; this comes from the coding sequence ATGAACAAAATCCGAAAGCCGTTGATCGCCGCGGCAGTGGTCGCACTACTGATCGCGGGCTGCAGCGACCCGGGTGCCGGCACGGGGAGCGCCGACTCGGGTGCGCCCGCCTCCTGGCCGGAGCAGACGGCAAAACTCGATGGCGTGAACCTCACCATCTGGGCCGCGCAGAACAGTAATACCGTGGCCAAGAAGGTCGCCGAGGACTTCACCACCGCCACCGGCGCGAAGATCAACATCGTCACGGTGCCGGATCCGTATGAGCAGAGTGTGCAGACGAAGGTCGCGTCGGGGGATAAGCCGGATCTCGCCTTCTGGCAGCCGACCGCGTCGCAGTTGACCGCCATCAATGCCAAGCAGAACTTGCAGCCTCTCGACGGCGCGCCATTTATCGACAAGTACACCCCGGCTCTGAAGGACGCCACGGGCATCTTGGACGGCACTCGTTATGCGGCACTGGTGACCGTGCCCGCGGTGGAGGGGGTCTGGTTCAACAAAGAGGTCTTCGCCAAGTACGGCATCACTTCCACGCCGAAGAACTTCGACGAGATGGTGGCCGCGGGGCGCAAGATCAAGGCTCAGGGCGGAGTGCCGTTCTACGAGATGGGCGGCGAGAAGTGGGCGACTCAGTGGTGGGTGCAGGTCCAGCTCGCCGACGCCGCGAAGCTGGGGCTGTGGGACAAGGTGAACAAGGGGGAGGAGAAGTTCACCGACCCCACGATCCTCAACGCGATCAAGAAGTACCGGAGCCTGGTGGACGAAGGACTGTTCAACAAGAACATCACCTCTGCCACTTTTGTTGACCAAGGCAAGGCCGTGCTGTCCGGGCAGGCGGCGATGGCGATTCAGGTCAACACGTTCTTCAGCCAGTTGCAGGCCCAGTCGAACACCGCCGAGCTGAACAAGAAGATCGGCTTCTTCCCGATCTCGCCCGCGGGCAACATCGGAACCAACATCCCCGACCAGTCGAACGCCCTGATCGCCTTCAAGACCGGCGACGCCAAGCGCGAAGCGGCCGCACGTCAGTTCCTGACCTACTGGCTCGGCACGGCCTACCCGGAGTTCGTCAAGGCCCAGAACACCGTCTCGATTCAGGCCGGCGTGGAGACGCCCGCGACCGTTCCGGATGCGCTGAAGGCGAATGCGGCCTCGATCGGGGATTCCGTCGGCTCGATGCAGGTGCTCGCCATCGTCAACCCGGACCTGTACCTCAACCTGGCCAACATGCTGGCCGGCCAAGCGACACCCGAAAAGGTCGCCGAGGCTACCCAGGCCCAGTTCGCGCAACTCGCACAGGCCATCGGCGCGGCAGGCTTCTGA
- a CDS encoding isochorismatase family protein, with translation MKPVEALLIIDVQAGHIEGAGRLPGAGPLMETLTDLLEKARANAALVVHVQNDGPAGKVDEPGTPGWELQLAAAPTEIVIRKKKADAFDGTDLAGLLTQHGVRSMAITGVMSEMCVSATARTALAQGFRVVLPHDAHASTDIPAVAGYEELVPAATVSRVAEWALLGNGIELVQTEVPFISPHHQ, from the coding sequence GTGAAACCCGTTGAGGCGCTGCTGATCATCGACGTACAGGCAGGCCATATCGAAGGCGCCGGCCGCCTGCCGGGCGCAGGTCCACTGATGGAAACGCTCACGGACTTGCTCGAAAAGGCGCGCGCCAACGCGGCCTTGGTGGTTCACGTGCAGAACGACGGACCCGCGGGGAAGGTGGACGAGCCGGGTACGCCGGGGTGGGAGCTGCAACTGGCGGCAGCTCCCACCGAGATCGTGATCCGGAAGAAGAAGGCGGACGCCTTCGACGGAACGGACCTGGCCGGGTTGCTCACTCAACACGGCGTGCGTTCGATGGCGATCACTGGCGTGATGTCCGAGATGTGCGTCAGCGCTACGGCCCGTACGGCGCTGGCGCAAGGGTTTCGGGTGGTGTTGCCCCATGACGCGCATGCGAGCACCGACATCCCCGCGGTTGCCGGGTATGAAGAACTGGTGCCTGCGGCAACGGTCTCGCGCGTTGCCGAGTGGGCCTTACTCGGCAACGGGATCGAGCTTGTCCAAACAGAGGTTCCCTTCATTTCACCGCACCACCAGTGA